From the Brienomyrus brachyistius isolate T26 chromosome 23, BBRACH_0.4, whole genome shotgun sequence genome, the window AGCCCGAAAGGATGGGCACACCaatgcctcttccagcagcaaccctcctttcctagttggtctcccattcaagtacttGCCACGTTCAAACCTACTTGGCTTCAAATGGATTATATAGTCTGAACTGCAGGTGATGTGGTTGCTGGCAGAAGTTTAAAAAATAACCTAATCGCTAAGATGAACTCCCGGGGAAGGAACGAAATACGTGAGAACGAAAAAACGATAAATCATGCCGTACATATAATGTGCATATTGTGCATGTATGccgatcttaaaaaaaaaaaaaacagctcacACTGTACGTCATTTACCAAACAAAAACCTATTTCGGTAATATTATGCAGCTGCCAGATTTAATAGCGGAGACTTATGGGAAAGGTGTTTCTTTTCACATTAGTCTCTTTGTTAATCTCCCGCATATAACTCCGATACCCAGAAGCCAACACGCTCCTAAGGCGCATGCTTAGTTCGAAGACGGTTGCCGAACTCGAGACGTATGTATGTAACAACAGGCAAGCCCACGATCAGGgcgtaaaatgtgtttttatgttgCAGTAATGAGCTTAGACCAAAGTGATTTTAAGTTAGCCTCATAATGACATTTTTGCTTATTTTCCGTACCATGGACTGTGAACCCAGACAGCCGCCTACGGTTGTCTAGTGCACCAGCTGTGGACCTGAGTAATAGTCGTGCACTTGTTTTCTGGCCCGATTAGCTAAGGAGTTAGCTAGGTAAATGATCCTACAAACCTGACAAGTTAAAACCTCCTCTGCGTCGCCGGGTTAAGCCGTGGATCTGAGTACTGTCTTGTTAAATGGGCAGGCCGCTGCACAGGTAGGCAGTTCGGTAGCTAGTGCACGTTTGctggaaggaaagaagcgacaAGATGTGGCAAAGTGTTGGTCTCACGCTGCTGGTTATCGTGGCCACCCTGGTGTGCGTGTTACTCTTCATGCTGTTCGGTGAGTAAGTAACGTTAAGCCGGATAAGCGCCTTACGGCCACCTGGATACGTAGTGTTGTGAATTCatgttttaatatatatatttccgtTTGCTGTTTGTGCTTGATTATGCTGTGTGAGttaaactggagtgattttggtCTTGGAAGTATCCAATTTGTGGACACACGTTTCTGGCTACTTGTGATGTGAGTCATTGTTTGCACCATCTTGCACAAATAGAGTGTTGCAAAACTGTGAGAAATAACTTGGGTGTCTTTTAAGGGATCCGTCCTGCTTTACATCTATGGGCCTGATTATGCATCCATATTACAAGTTTTCTTAAACCACTGAAAAAAAGTGACATGACTGGGCTGAAAAATAAAGTGATCCGTTTTAtttctgcaatgaatcccattCCCTGCTTGTTTCCCTTGTTTCTTGTAGGCTGGTATGTGGTTTGGCAGCTTTTCCTGTCCAAGTTCAAATTCCTGCGTGAGCTTGTGGGTGACGCTGGACCTTCCCTTGGTAGCTCCGAGCCACCCCAGCCAGAAGTTGAGCGACCTTCATCGGCCACACCTCGCCATCGGGCCAAAAGTACCCGTCAGAGAGTCGTCCCTCAGCAGGAGGCCAGCTAGACTGACCTTCCTCACTATAGACGAGCCTCATCCTCCTGACCCAAGTCTTACCCATAAGCTGACTCCACCCACTATTGTAACGGGCTGTCAGGTGACAGGAAACATTCTGCGCACTACTCAGTTTGGCCAGCCTCATGTTGGTATATCTCGCATTGTATTGCACtctttcattggctccatagATTTTGCAGCCTGTGAGATGATTGGCTGTCACAgtacatatgtgtgtgcctgtggctTAGCTTGATGCAAAGTGACAGAGAATTGTGGTCCTTTAGCAAATGTTCCGGCAGAGAAGAGAAGGCAGAATAAGGTACAAGAGAAACTGAAGTCAAAGgttgtcacctttttttgtttaatgatCTTTTTGTTGATTTCTCTGGTTGTTCAAAAGTGCAATGTAAGAAAATGTAATTTTCTGGTCACTGGCAATGTTCTGCAACAGTTGGCTGCCACTGAATTGGAGGGGTCTCGCCAGTGAGGCCCCCTGTGGTGTCCTGTTACCTGCCTGCATGGGTGTGGTCCTGAGGGCTTCCTTTGCCTTACGGTTGGCCCTTAGGGAGCATGGCTCTGTGTGGGTGGCTCATGTAGGTCTTCAATACATGGTGTCCGGTTAGAGCCTTGTAAACAGCTGTTTACATGTGGTTGggtgctttattttattttcagtgtAGTTTTAACTGGCCATCATAATAAATATTTCTTACAAATGGTATCATTTTCATTTACACAAACATGGTGGAGCCCTTAGTGTGCACTGACTTACTACAATTAATTTCTCATCCAATTCATATAATTACAAGTGCAATTATTTCATAAATGTTGATGACTTCAAAAACCCAATAAACAAAGCTATTGAAAAATAATTTTCATCCAAATGTCTTATATACCTAAAGCACATTACAAGCTGGGGATGTTTTTTAATGTCCTCTTCAGAACTACTGAAACATCCATTTGGATTAAACATTGAAATTTATGCTGTTCTCGCAGCTTCTTAGAAATCCTAAAAGTGACCACACACCCAGAAACAAGTGTCAGAATGCATATTTTGTAATGCAGATCCTCATGTTTTGCATTCACATGTGGTGCTGTATTAGTGACTTACCAGCTGGTGGCAGTGTTGTCATACTACACACACCAGCCAACACCGTGGTTAACCATGCCAGTGATCTTCATAAGGTCATTCAGCACTTCACCGTGTTAAGCCACATGACGGTGTGTCTTACATGCCAAGGTGCTGGCAATGTCAGTCCGGGCTGGTTTAAGCAGAGGTAAGCGAGTGCcattgcttgtgtgtgtgtgtgtgaggctgtGGCACTAACAAAGTCTGCAGCTGTGAGGACGGAGAGTTAGAAGCCTTCTGCAAAACTGAAAATGGAACTTCAGAACCCACTTGTGCCTGACAGGAAATAGCTGTGGTAAGCCAAGGAAATGACATCACCTTGTTGCTACTTTTAAGGCTCTTTTAATAGCACGTCTCTGCAGCAATAGCCTTGCTTCAGACGGGACCCGAGAGTGGCCCCTGCAGGACCATCTCCACAGGCAGGTGCAACTCACACTACCTGTCTTCCACATTTATATGATACACATGCTTCCATTGGGCCAGAAAGCACACAATTATAATCTATGATACTGGTTAAGCATCCAGCTGTTTATGCTGCTGTCCAGGCTTCAGTGCCCTAACCCGTTATATGTGCAACCCCATGCATCAAAATAAACACACTTAAGGTTAAATCAGTCCTTTACTCTTGTAATTACTAGTGGGAGAGCAATTATTTGCACTGGCCCACAACCCCGACCGGCATAAACAGTtacaagatggatggacagacagatagtTCTCATTAGAAACTGGACCTTATAAGGTGCTTAAAATTTGACTAAAACAGGAATATTGTACAAAAAGCTGCCTTAAAAAGAGAATTTACATCTATATAATGCTGATTACTAAAAAAGTCGTATTTACAAATctgggccatttacaaaaagcaTGTTGACATGTGAGATGCGGGAAAGACCAGGCGACGCGCTTCACGACTCAGCCATGCGGAGGAGCTGTGCTTGGAACTGCTGGGCGAGGTGTGACAGGACAGCGACGCGGTCCACCATTTCCTGAAGAGGCGCCGTGTTGGGGTAACGGAGGGCAGCCATCTTAGTGGCCCCCACCACCGCCTTCAGCATCTGGCAGAGTGCGTTGCTGCCATCCAGCGCGCGCTGAGCCACCTCCGGCGTGGCTGCCTGCCGTGACAGCGTGTCCCCGATGAAGACCAGCTTGTGCGCGCTGAGGATCACCAGCTTGCTATGCGCCACAAAGACCCGCGGAGGTTGACCCTCGCGCACGCAGGCAAAGAACGCGTCCACCGCGCTGAGGAGTGTGTCAAAGTGTGTCCCACACTGCTCTGAATAGAAGCGCAGGAGTTGCCGGTCCCGCCCACAGATTGGGGCCCCACCCACCATGGAGGCGGGGTCAGCCACAGAGTTGTGTGAAGCTGCCTGCTGGCCAGTATCATTCTCCGCTGGTTTGGTCACCTCCACTGGTTTGATCACCTCTTGCTCCAACTTCTTGAACTGCTTCAGCTGTGAGGACAAGAAAGTGGAACCTTCATCACACTGTGTTTTAAACTGCTAGACTGTGATCATTTGAGGCTTTAATATACAGGGTACGAAACCCCACCTATTGGCTGACTTTGGTATTGCGTGCCTGCAGATTGCCGCAGTTTCACTGGTGGCTCTACTGAAAGTCAAGCCATCGGTtttgatacacaagcacagtgcattgtgggagttTAAATCCCAAGCAGGCCTACCTGCTCCTTCTCCAGCTGAAGCCTGCCCTGTTTCATGATGTTCTCCTTCTGCAGCAGTGCCTGTTGTTGCTGTTCAAACTCCTCTTTGCCCTGTCAGTGGAGAACGGTTAAACAAGGCTTATAGGGCTAACTGTCCTCAATGTGGATAATTAGCATTTAGCTACACCACTCTCATATCCTTTATAAGAATTCAACCCTACCGAGGTAGAATATATCCACAGCTCAGTACATTTCGTACTTACTAATACTTACTAATGCTTACTAATACTCATGGTCCCCTCTAGGGCCACACAAAAGCTTAGGGTATATAACGTGAATGGTAATAGTCAAAATGCCCAGTAATGGAATACTCCCCACCTGAAGGTGGACATAGTCATAATCTTCCATCCAGCTCTTCACACAGTGTTCTTGGGTAGCGCCAAGCCCATCCTTCTCCTGTTCCAGGGCCAAAGATACAGGGAATGGTCGGGTCGAGTCCAGGTCCAGATTGGGGGCATGGGCATGGTTCACAGTGTTGAGGCTATGACCCTCTTTGACCAACTGGTTGTCCACCCTGCCCTGTGGTGCACTGTGAGAGGGCCCTCTGCTGGACAGAGAAAGACACTGCAGGCCGTCTGTCACGTCCCACGAGTGAGAAGGTGGCGCCCCTCGCGGGATGTCGTATACGTCCTTTTGACTGCTGGCGAACTGCTGATGCATAGGGGGTATGTCATAGACGCTATTGCTGCTGCTCTTGGGGGTAAGATCAGGGTAGTTCGATGCAAAGGGTTGTGCTCCTGTAGGTGGTGGAACGTCATATATATCCTCATGCTTCTGCTTGTGCGGTTGGGGAAAGTCGTAACTGCCCTCTTGAGCGATGGGGTTGTTCTTGCATGGTGGTATAGAGTATACCTGCTGAGGAGAGATGCTGTTACGCACAAGCACAGCCACACTGTAACCCCCGTTACACAAGATCTAATGCCGGCATACAGTTTCCCCCCTGCCTTCCTTGACTCGTTTGCAGGCTACAGTTTGTGGCGTGATGGATTTCCACTCGGCACCGGATGGACTTTCTGTCCAAACATGCGAGTTAAGCCATAAACTCGTTCGGCGGGCATGGATGTCAAACCTATAATAAGGTTTCTGACGTGCACACTGTGCGCCATAAAGATGAAAACAGTAACAGCGGTTACAGCATGGCcttgacaacccccccccccccttcctcccccGCCAAACCAAGACGATCTCCCTTACAGGGCCCTCTGGGAGATCTTACAGCTGGCCGACCTGAAACAGTCTTTCACACTAGCTCCCTTCTAAGTCACACTATTTACAGTGCTGTGCTCCCCGAGACACCTTTCCTCACAGCGAGGCAGTGCGACTGCAATGTTAACAGCGCCCCCCACATTCCTCTGGCTTTTCTCAAACTGGATGATGGTGACCAGGCGCATCTGGAGTCACCACTTCTTCACCAAAACCACTGGGGCGGAGGAGCGTCTGTGACATTCACCATGCTTGACGGTTGCCCTAGGATCACATACCCCTTGCATCGTCGGAGGAATGTCATACAATCCTTGTGGTTGAGGATCCCTGTGTTGTCCGGGGTAAGTGGGTCCTAGTTGCTTCCCTGGGGGCGTGTCATATACCTGTAAACACCAAGCACCGTTTCAGAGACGCCACAGAGCCTGCACTTTAACCCAGAATGTCACCCAATTCATTTCTATGCATACGAGATGCAGGTATGAAGATCCAGGAGCACCGCAGGGCTGATCTGCTCAGCTGAGACACTCACCCCCTGGGCTCGGACGGGCGGCACATCGTAGAAGTCCCTCTGCACTTGCGGAGATGGCTGGTAGGCGTAAGACTGGCCAATTCGCTGTGGCGTCACAACCTGCTCGCACCGCGGAAAAGAGGATAAGCAGAGCTTCAGCACACGTGGAGATGCTGAGACCTGGAACTGTGGGGACCCTTTGACGCGCCACCACTATACCGCGCTGCTATATTTTTTGTGAAATTTGTCTAAAAATTATATGTGAATCAGTTCCAGATCTTCACCCATACAATGCGTCTGCAAagtctggaaaaaaaactcaaaaagtatttgacggATATCATGCTCACGAGTTCAAGTGTCAGTGGTGATGGCAGCAGTTGTAGGGAGACTGGTCCCAAAACCATATTTATTCCCCATCTAGGGCATACAATTGTCCTCCATGTATTACGCTGTCTCTTGGCACTTTCAGGGTTACAGAAAGTCGCAGTAGGTTAGGCTGGGTTTAAGTAACATGTGGTCATTGAAATGTTCACATCAAGTTCCCAGGTGCTACTCTTGTTCTCCTAAGGATGAATCAGGCAGCGTCATACAGACATGGCTGGTCCTAGCCATTGTAGGACTCATTCTCTGTAGCTTTAAAACCAGATCAGTCTGTGGTCAAAAACCCTTTAGGAAGGATAATATGGTGGCGCTATAAAGAGGTGATATTCACCCCTGTTCTTGTATTTTTCTCTCATGTGGCTTGAACCAGACTCCAACGTCTTAATAGCCAGATAAATAAATCTAAGCAGCCCTTTGTAACCTTCTGCCTGAGGACATCATCTCACAGTCAACACTGAAGCTAAGAGCTCATGACAAACTTCTGCCACCAAATATCTTCGGTTACCCTGGGATGATTCATTGAGCCAATGTGATGTGTGAGAGCCAACAAGAATAGTGAGGTCACCAGGGGCACTACTGTGCCTCTGTGCAAGATAATTCACCATCGTTGCCACTgtcaacatcatcatcattaacgTCACCCGAAAGGTAGAAGTTCACTGAAACAAATAAGGTTGTAGATCAGGGCGGCAATGGGGGAAATTATGGGCCAGTGGAAGGAGGTGGAAACGAGGCGGCAGTGAATTTCCATAAACAGTTTCTAGTGTCTTCATGCTTTGTGGCTGATTAGTTACATAGACATGATCTTCCATCTCCAGCTTAGTAATACAAATCTAGCAGGAGTGTTACATTACCGGTGTGGCTGTTCCGCTTTGAGACAGCCCACGGCTTTGCAGGTTAGCTGCAAGTCACTGGAGTCAAGATTAAAGAACTTACTGTGCAATGTGAACAGGTTCAGCTCCGCAATCACAACGTTGCAAAACTGAATGCAAGAATAGTTTCTTGATTGTTCTTGAGGAAACCGAAGTTAATCATAAACCCAAGGACTCTGACTTAGGGACAACACCCACtgtacttgcaaaaaaaaaaatgcagacaaGCGTTTCCTCTGTGGTCTTTGATGTGTTTGAATATCTTCAACACGGCCCTAAAGTTTAGATCTTACTAGAAGATCTCCGATATCAGAGAACCATTACTCAAAGACCCCCAAGGTCCCCGCGGTCCTGCCCATCTCTTCTCACTGACACCTTCATAGTCCAAACATGTGCTCCAGGGTTGTAGGATCCTGTGGTCATGTTCATACCTGAGCCCAAATGCCAAGAAACCCGGCTTAAACTGGGCCACAGGGAAAGTGGGCCTGAGGTCTGAATCGTGGACCGGAGAGGAGGTTCTGAGAACCGTTCCCAGGGGACCACGAGACCTGTATGCAATGGATGAATAACGTCACGCTGCTGAATAGCGAAGCCTTTATAGCTGAGCATCGGCAAACTGAGAATCCCTCAGTATGCCGCTAAAGTCAACAGCCAATTACCATGGTTACGGAGGGGCGGCGACATCACTGTGTCAAAGCTGACAGCCATGATGCCCTGTGTGTGCCTCTCGTCCCTGTGCTAGT encodes:
- the smim13 gene encoding small integral membrane protein 13, producing the protein MWQSVGLTLLVIVATLVCVLLFMLFGWYVVWQLFLSKFKFLRELVGDAGPSLGSSEPPQPEVERPSSATPRHRAKSTRQRVVPQQEAS
- the nedd9 gene encoding enhancer of filamentation 1 isoform X2 translates to MKYEGLMARALYDNVPESPEELAFRKGDILTVLEQNTGGVEGWWLCSLHGRQGIAPGNRLKLLVGPTLGMAHSDPASQPKGPGRQEGLYQVPLGQDVYQVPQSGGRAVEGLPGKVVTPQRIGQSYAYQPSPQVQRDFYDVPPVRAQGVYDTPPGKQLGPTYPGQHRDPQPQGLYDIPPTMQGVYSIPPCKNNPIAQEGSYDFPQPHKQKHEDIYDVPPPTGAQPFASNYPDLTPKSSSNSVYDIPPMHQQFASSQKDVYDIPRGAPPSHSWDVTDGLQCLSLSSRGPSHSAPQGRVDNQLVKEGHSLNTVNHAHAPNLDLDSTRPFPVSLALEQEKDGLGATQEHCVKSWMEDYDYVHLQGKEEFEQQQQALLQKENIMKQGRLQLEKEQLKQFKKLEQEVIKPVEVTKPAENDTGQQAASHNSVADPASMVGGAPICGRDRQLLRFYSEQCGTHFDTLLSAVDAFFACVREGQPPRVFVAHSKLVILSAHKLVFIGDTLSRQAATPEVAQRALDGSNALCQMLKAVVGATKMAALRYPNTAPLQEMVDRVAVLSHLAQQFQAQLLRMAES
- the nedd9 gene encoding enhancer of filamentation 1 isoform X1, with protein sequence MKYEGLMARALYDNVPESPEELAFRKGDILTVLEQNTGGVEGWWLCSLHGRQGIAPGNRLKLLVGPTLGMAHSDPASQPKGPGRQEGLYQVPLGQDVYQVPQSGGRAVEGLPGKVVTPQRIGQSYAYQPSPQVQRDFYDVPPVRAQGVYDTPPGKQLGPTYPGQHRDPQPQGLYDIPPTMQGQVYSIPPCKNNPIAQEGSYDFPQPHKQKHEDIYDVPPPTGAQPFASNYPDLTPKSSSNSVYDIPPMHQQFASSQKDVYDIPRGAPPSHSWDVTDGLQCLSLSSRGPSHSAPQGRVDNQLVKEGHSLNTVNHAHAPNLDLDSTRPFPVSLALEQEKDGLGATQEHCVKSWMEDYDYVHLQGKEEFEQQQQALLQKENIMKQGRLQLEKEQLKQFKKLEQEVIKPVEVTKPAENDTGQQAASHNSVADPASMVGGAPICGRDRQLLRFYSEQCGTHFDTLLSAVDAFFACVREGQPPRVFVAHSKLVILSAHKLVFIGDTLSRQAATPEVAQRALDGSNALCQMLKAVVGATKMAALRYPNTAPLQEMVDRVAVLSHLAQQFQAQLLRMAES